A stretch of Paludisphaera borealis DNA encodes these proteins:
- a CDS encoding response regulator, protein MQLHETTTHRAARASRVLVVDDERNIRLVFRTALESVGLHIEEAADGAAALERLEHSSFHVVLLDLQMPGVGGMDVLRRIREKGDDTPVVVVTAHGTIPDAVAAMKLGAVDFVQKPVTPVVLKTVVSEVIDRHALDASRPAPDTRREAQPVVITLGPPAVDLAPVKLALNRRDFDLASTLLDRVLDIAPESVEALNLMGVLLESRGQDHAAYYAYKKALAADPHYRPACDNMRRYCLRFGLDADSPQINPAVGWEARPGPSPS, encoded by the coding sequence ATGCAACTTCACGAAACTACAACCCACCGGGCGGCCCGAGCCAGCCGCGTCTTGGTCGTCGACGACGAGCGGAACATCCGCCTGGTCTTCCGGACGGCTCTCGAGTCCGTCGGCCTGCACATTGAAGAGGCGGCGGACGGGGCCGCGGCCCTGGAGCGATTGGAGCATTCGTCGTTCCACGTCGTCTTGCTGGACCTCCAGATGCCCGGCGTGGGCGGGATGGACGTGCTCCGGCGCATCCGCGAGAAGGGCGATGACACCCCCGTGGTCGTCGTCACCGCCCACGGCACGATTCCCGACGCCGTGGCGGCGATGAAGCTGGGGGCCGTCGACTTCGTCCAGAAGCCCGTAACCCCGGTCGTGTTAAAGACGGTGGTCTCGGAGGTGATCGATCGCCACGCCCTGGACGCCTCACGGCCCGCGCCCGACACTCGCCGTGAGGCGCAGCCCGTCGTCATCACCCTGGGGCCGCCCGCGGTCGACCTCGCGCCGGTCAAGCTTGCGCTGAATCGCCGCGACTTTGACCTGGCTTCCACGCTGTTGGATCGCGTGCTGGACATCGCCCCGGAATCGGTGGAGGCACTCAACCTGATGGGCGTCCTGCTGGAGAGCCGTGGCCAAGACCACGCGGCCTACTACGCCTACAAGAAGGCGCTCGCGGCCGACCCGCATTACCGACCTGCGTGCGACAACATGCGTCGCTACTGCTTGCGTTTCGGCCTCGACGCCGACAGCCCGCAGATCAACCCCGCCGTTGGGTGGGAGGCCCGGCCTGGGCCGTCGCCCTCCTGA
- a CDS encoding RidA family protein has protein sequence MGAEERLAALNLELPPAPKPVATYVTALRVGDLLYVSGHGPLKSDGSLIKGKVGADADIELGIAAARQTGLAILATLKAHLGSLDKVVRVVKSLGMVNCTPEFGDQPKVINGYSDLMRDVFGDDAGIGTRSAVGMGSLPGGIAVEIEATFQVKD, from the coding sequence ATGGGAGCTGAAGAACGTCTGGCCGCCCTCAACCTCGAACTTCCCCCCGCCCCCAAGCCGGTGGCCACGTACGTCACGGCGCTGCGCGTCGGCGACCTGCTGTACGTCTCGGGCCACGGGCCGTTGAAGTCGGACGGCAGCCTGATCAAGGGGAAGGTCGGCGCCGACGCCGATATCGAACTGGGGATCGCCGCGGCGCGGCAGACCGGGCTGGCGATCCTGGCGACCCTCAAGGCCCACCTCGGCTCGCTCGACAAGGTCGTCCGGGTGGTCAAGAGCCTCGGCATGGTCAACTGCACGCCCGAGTTCGGCGACCAGCCCAAGGTGATCAACGGCTATTCCGACCTGATGCGGGACGTCTTCGGCGACGACGCCGGCATCGGCACCCGAAGCGCCGTGGGCATGGGGTCGCTGCCCGGCGGGATCGCCGTCGAGATCGAGGCCACGTTCCAGGTCAAAGACTGA
- a CDS encoding glycosylase, with the protein MMTAVRSLIRNAVFLFAAGILGSTGAWGDEEPWSFTAWKPIAGNPVFQGTGADTWDRKIRERGFILIDDSGTYNLWYTGYNGDKPETMSLGRATSRDGVHWTRDAANPVFKGSWVEDVCVVRQNGTYQMFAEGKGDIAHRLSSPDGVHWTDFGSLDVRKVDGSPIPPGPYGTPTAWFENGVWHLFYERRDAGIWLATSRDLKTWTNVKDEPIIELGPEPFDRAMVAANQVVRRGGHYYIFYHALADPKVRNWTTNVARSKDLIHWEKYAKNPIIDGNCSSAVLVPTPQGDRLYTMHPDVKVFEPAKP; encoded by the coding sequence ATGATGACAGCCGTCCGCAGTCTGATTCGCAACGCCGTTTTTCTGTTCGCGGCCGGGATTCTCGGGTCGACCGGGGCCTGGGGGGACGAGGAGCCCTGGAGCTTCACGGCCTGGAAGCCGATCGCCGGCAACCCGGTGTTTCAGGGGACCGGAGCCGACACCTGGGACCGCAAGATCCGGGAGCGCGGGTTCATCCTGATCGACGACTCGGGGACGTACAACCTCTGGTACACCGGATACAACGGCGACAAGCCGGAGACGATGTCGCTGGGCCGCGCCACGTCGCGCGACGGCGTCCACTGGACCCGCGACGCCGCCAACCCGGTCTTCAAGGGGTCGTGGGTCGAGGACGTCTGCGTGGTCCGGCAGAACGGGACGTACCAGATGTTCGCCGAGGGCAAGGGGGACATCGCCCATCGCCTCAGCTCGCCCGACGGCGTCCACTGGACCGACTTCGGCTCGCTCGACGTCCGCAAGGTCGACGGCTCGCCGATCCCCCCGGGCCCCTACGGCACCCCGACCGCCTGGTTCGAGAACGGCGTCTGGCACCTGTTCTACGAGCGCCGCGACGCCGGCATCTGGCTGGCGACCAGCCGCGACCTCAAAACCTGGACAAACGTCAAGGACGAACCGATCATCGAGCTGGGCCCCGAACCCTTCGACCGCGCCATGGTGGCCGCCAACCAGGTCGTGCGCCGGGGGGGGCACTACTACATTTTCTATCATGCGCTGGCCGACCCGAAAGTCCGCAACTGGACGACCAACGTCGCCCGCTCGAAGGATCTGATCCACTGGGAGAAGTACGCCAAGAACCCGATCATCGACGGCAACTGCTCGAGCGCCGTGCTCGTCCCCACGCCCCAGGGCGACCGGCTCTACACGATGCACCCGGACGTGAAGGTCTTCGAGCCGGCCAAGCCGTGA
- a CDS encoding IS110 family transposase, which translates to MDIVHDRCAGLDVHKKTVVACVRHINPDGSVASVVHTFGTMTADLLALADWLDAHGVREVAMESTGVYWKPIFHILEGRFDVMLVNAGRLKQVPGRKTDVKDAEWIAQLLQHGLLSPSFIPKPEIRELRDLTRQRTELVRDRAAVANRLQKTLEDANVKLGSVASDVLGASGRAMIRAIIDGQDDPEKLADLAKQRLRGKIPELRRALLGRVTDHHRFVLRLLTDQIDALERLIERLDERIDEAMRPFDEAAGRLQGIPGVGDRAAEVIVGEIGPDVESFPTAGHLCSWAGLCPGNDQSAGKRRSGKTTKGSPWLRSLLVQSAWSASHAKNTAFSICYRRWVPRLGKKKALIAVAHKILVVIWHLLKNGADYRERQLPAPAA; encoded by the coding sequence ATGGACATCGTTCACGATCGCTGCGCCGGGCTCGACGTCCACAAGAAGACCGTCGTCGCCTGCGTCCGCCACATCAACCCCGACGGCTCGGTCGCCTCGGTGGTCCACACCTTCGGCACGATGACCGCCGACCTGCTGGCCCTGGCCGACTGGCTCGACGCCCACGGCGTCCGCGAGGTCGCCATGGAGAGCACGGGCGTCTACTGGAAGCCGATCTTCCACATCCTGGAAGGGCGATTCGACGTGATGCTGGTCAACGCCGGGCGGCTCAAGCAGGTCCCCGGCCGCAAGACCGACGTCAAGGACGCCGAGTGGATCGCCCAGTTGCTCCAGCACGGCCTGCTGTCGCCCAGCTTCATCCCCAAGCCGGAGATCCGCGAGCTTCGCGACCTGACCCGGCAGCGCACCGAGTTGGTCCGCGACCGCGCCGCGGTGGCCAATCGCCTCCAGAAGACGCTGGAGGACGCCAACGTCAAGCTGGGGTCGGTGGCCAGCGACGTCCTGGGGGCCTCGGGGCGCGCCATGATCCGGGCGATCATCGACGGCCAGGACGACCCGGAGAAGCTGGCCGATCTGGCCAAGCAGCGGCTCCGGGGCAAGATCCCCGAGCTGAGGCGGGCGCTGTTGGGCCGGGTCACCGACCACCACCGCTTCGTGCTCCGGCTGCTGACGGATCAGATCGACGCGTTGGAACGCCTGATCGAGCGGCTGGACGAGCGGATCGACGAGGCCATGAGGCCGTTCGACGAGGCGGCGGGCCGGCTCCAGGGGATCCCCGGAGTGGGGGATCGGGCGGCGGAGGTGATCGTGGGGGAGATCGGGCCGGACGTGGAGTCGTTCCCGACCGCGGGCCACCTCTGCTCCTGGGCGGGGCTGTGCCCGGGCAACGACCAAAGCGCCGGCAAACGCCGCAGCGGCAAGACGACCAAGGGGAGTCCGTGGCTGCGTTCGCTCCTGGTGCAGTCGGCGTGGTCGGCCAGCCACGCCAAGAACACCGCCTTCAGCATCTGCTACCGTCGATGGGTCCCACGACTCGGGAAAAAGAAGGCTCTGATCGCCGTGGCGCACAAGATCCTGGTGGTGATCTGGCACCTGCTCAAGAACGGGGCCGACTACCGCGAACGCCAACTACCAGCCCCCGCAGCCTGA
- a CDS encoding potassium-transporting ATPase subunit F, producing MHESHAPALLSRRLAGGSTVLYLTAVLTVLALIYLVYAMIRPERF from the coding sequence GTGCATGAATCGCACGCTCCCGCCCTGCTCTCAAGGCGCCTTGCCGGAGGATCGACCGTGCTCTACTTGACCGCCGTGCTCACCGTGCTGGCTCTGATTTACCTGGTCTACGCCATGATCCGCCCCGAACGTTTCTGA
- a CDS encoding HAMP domain-containing sensor histidine kinase, with amino-acid sequence MFRTLRSRLLIGIAPLLAIMVALGVWAIVMFTRLGGNIDVILRENYKSVRAAQDMKDALERMDSAALFAIGGRDDRARKQYDEFRPVFETNLNIEQNNITLPGEQVMADELTRLYSDYHRLSDRFYTLPSGSPERSELYFSELLPTFDAIKQQADAVLDLNQRNMETENDRARDAATVSVRLMILALLGSAAVATVIALVLSRSILVPILAVTDAARALGKGDYDQVVPATTRDELGELAVAFNATARRLREYQQAGTARLVRAQQTAQATIDTFPDPVVVVDPVGSVERANPAARRILGVSSSEADAPWIPLPQLQTPLAEVLAGRGDYLPSGVEQAICLRDDGQERFYLPRVLGMRDDDGPLGAAVVLQDVTKFRLLDQLKSDMVSTVSHELKTPLTSIQMVVHLLLEEAVGPLSTKQIELLMAARQDSDRLLAMLNDLLDLARIEQGGVKLDLKPVTSKDLVDQAVERYEARAQDAGVALESHVAPERAAVLVDRERIDHVFDNLIGNALAHTGRGGSVRVSAEADDGSVRFAVTDTGEGIPAEHLPRIFERFYRVPGSRVSGGAGLGLAIAREIVTAHGGHIEASSELGQGSAFTVLLPSAPRENGTPSAEVDI; translated from the coding sequence ATGTTCAGAACGCTCCGGTCGAGGCTTCTCATCGGGATCGCGCCTCTACTCGCCATCATGGTGGCTTTGGGAGTGTGGGCCATCGTCATGTTCACCCGCCTCGGCGGAAACATCGACGTCATCCTGCGCGAGAATTACAAGAGCGTCCGGGCCGCTCAGGACATGAAGGACGCCCTGGAACGCATGGATTCGGCCGCCCTGTTCGCCATCGGCGGTCGGGACGATCGGGCTCGTAAGCAATACGACGAGTTCCGGCCCGTCTTCGAGACCAACCTGAACATCGAACAGAACAACATCACCCTGCCCGGCGAGCAGGTGATGGCCGACGAACTGACGAGACTCTACAGCGATTACCACAGGCTGAGCGACCGGTTCTACACCCTGCCTTCCGGCTCGCCCGAGCGATCCGAATTGTATTTCAGTGAACTGCTGCCGACGTTCGATGCGATCAAGCAGCAGGCCGACGCGGTGCTGGACCTCAATCAACGGAACATGGAAACCGAGAACGACCGCGCCCGCGACGCCGCGACCGTCTCGGTCCGGCTCATGATCCTGGCCCTCCTCGGGTCGGCGGCGGTTGCCACGGTGATCGCCTTGGTCCTGAGCCGGTCGATCCTCGTGCCGATTCTCGCGGTGACGGACGCGGCTCGGGCCCTGGGCAAAGGGGACTACGACCAGGTGGTGCCGGCCACGACGCGCGACGAGCTGGGCGAGCTGGCCGTCGCCTTCAACGCGACCGCCCGCCGCCTGCGCGAGTATCAGCAGGCCGGGACGGCCAGGCTCGTGCGTGCGCAACAGACGGCGCAGGCGACGATCGACACGTTCCCCGACCCGGTGGTGGTCGTCGATCCCGTGGGCTCCGTCGAAAGGGCCAACCCGGCCGCCCGGCGGATTCTCGGCGTCTCGTCATCGGAGGCGGACGCCCCCTGGATTCCCCTGCCCCAGCTCCAGACGCCGCTGGCCGAAGTGCTCGCCGGCCGCGGCGATTACCTGCCTTCCGGCGTCGAACAGGCCATCTGCCTTCGAGACGACGGCCAGGAACGGTTTTACCTTCCCCGGGTCCTGGGGATGCGCGACGACGATGGGCCGCTGGGAGCCGCCGTGGTGCTCCAGGACGTGACCAAGTTCCGCCTGCTCGATCAGCTCAAGAGCGACATGGTTTCCACCGTCAGCCACGAGTTGAAGACCCCGCTGACCAGCATCCAGATGGTCGTTCATCTCTTGCTGGAGGAGGCCGTCGGTCCGCTCTCCACGAAGCAGATCGAGCTGCTGATGGCGGCGCGTCAGGATTCGGACCGCCTCCTCGCGATGCTCAACGACCTCCTCGACCTGGCTCGAATCGAACAGGGCGGCGTCAAGCTCGACCTCAAGCCTGTCACGTCCAAGGATCTCGTGGACCAGGCCGTCGAGCGGTATGAGGCCAGGGCGCAAGATGCGGGCGTCGCTCTTGAGAGCCATGTCGCGCCCGAACGGGCCGCGGTCCTGGTCGATCGGGAGCGGATCGATCACGTTTTCGACAATCTGATCGGCAATGCGCTGGCCCACACCGGCCGAGGCGGCTCGGTCCGCGTGTCGGCCGAGGCCGATGACGGCTCCGTCCGATTCGCGGTGACGGACACGGGCGAGGGCATCCCGGCCGAGCACTTGCCGAGGATCTTCGAGCGGTTCTACCGGGTGCCGGGTTCCCGGGTCAGCGGCGGAGCCGGGCTGGGCCTGGCCATCGCCCGCGAGATCGTCACGGCCCACGGCGGTCACATCGAGGCGAGCAGCGAACTGGGTCAAGGCAGCGCCTTCACCGTCCTTCTCCCCTCCGCCCCGCGAGAAAACGGAACACCCAGCGCGGAGGTCGACATATGA
- a CDS encoding SDR family NAD(P)-dependent oxidoreductase, which produces MPPGARLDDQRCLIIGGTSGIGLATARRFLEEGARVVVCGRSAQGCEAAIPPLELFGPQNVHAITADAADPDAVDYLFQRTIDLLEGRIDVVFHVAGISGRRFGDGPLHECSVEGWDAVLGANARSTFLTNRAAVRQMLAQEPDAHGLRGTVLNMGSVLGWSPSPDLFGTYAYAASKGAIEAMTTAAAARYARDKIRFNLIAPGLIDTPMAARACGDPAILAYLAAKQPMAGGPGSAEDCAEAALYLCEPASRFLTGVVLNVDGGWCVSEGKSP; this is translated from the coding sequence ATGCCGCCGGGAGCCCGACTCGACGACCAGAGATGCCTGATCATCGGCGGGACCAGCGGCATCGGGCTCGCCACGGCCCGGCGGTTCCTTGAAGAAGGGGCGCGCGTGGTGGTCTGCGGACGCTCGGCCCAGGGCTGTGAGGCCGCGATCCCGCCCCTCGAACTGTTCGGCCCCCAAAACGTCCACGCGATCACCGCCGACGCCGCCGATCCCGACGCCGTCGACTACCTGTTCCAGAGGACGATCGACCTGCTCGAAGGTCGCATCGACGTCGTCTTCCACGTCGCCGGGATCAGCGGGCGACGGTTCGGCGACGGCCCGCTCCACGAATGCAGCGTCGAGGGCTGGGACGCCGTCCTCGGCGCCAACGCCAGATCGACGTTCCTCACCAACCGCGCCGCCGTTCGGCAAATGCTCGCCCAGGAGCCCGACGCGCACGGCCTGCGGGGGACGGTTCTGAACATGGGCTCCGTGCTCGGTTGGTCGCCGTCTCCGGACTTGTTTGGTACTTATGCGTACGCCGCGAGCAAGGGGGCGATCGAGGCGATGACGACGGCGGCGGCGGCCCGGTACGCCCGAGACAAGATCCGGTTCAACCTGATCGCCCCAGGCCTGATCGACACCCCGATGGCCGCCCGGGCGTGCGGCGACCCGGCGATCCTGGCCTATCTGGCCGCCAAGCAGCCGATGGCCGGCGGCCCGGGATCGGCCGAGGACTGCGCCGAGGCCGCCCTTTACCTGTGCGAGCCGGCTTCGCGATTCTTGACCGGGGTCGTCCTGAACGTCGACGGCGGCTGGTGCGTCTCCGAGGGGAAGAGTCCATGA
- a CDS encoding response regulator gives MSDSRRILIVEDEPNVRLVFCTALLSNDYTLSTAADGESALRWLKQEPADVVLLDLHMPGMGGMGFLRRLREAGIDVPVVIVSAHDQVPNVVQAMRLGAIDFVPKPVTPEALRRIVAEVLSRTAKLAPPAKPEPKAAPASASGATADALTRAKAAFNRRAFGDAEAALRQAIGGVSRCAEGHYLLGVLHELRGERHAAYSAYRAAVQADPEFEPATFHLMKYFDDKLM, from the coding sequence ATGAGTGATTCGCGTCGCATCCTGATCGTCGAGGACGAGCCCAACGTAAGGCTCGTCTTCTGCACGGCGCTTCTCTCGAACGACTACACCCTCTCCACGGCCGCGGATGGGGAGTCCGCCCTGCGCTGGCTGAAGCAAGAGCCGGCCGACGTGGTCCTGCTCGACCTCCATATGCCCGGGATGGGCGGGATGGGATTCCTCCGGCGCCTCCGCGAGGCGGGGATCGACGTCCCCGTGGTGATCGTGAGCGCCCACGACCAGGTCCCTAACGTCGTCCAGGCGATGCGCCTGGGGGCCATCGACTTCGTGCCCAAGCCCGTCACGCCCGAGGCCCTCCGTCGAATCGTCGCCGAGGTCCTCTCGCGAACCGCCAAGCTCGCGCCGCCCGCCAAGCCCGAGCCGAAAGCCGCTCCGGCCTCGGCCTCGGGCGCGACGGCCGATGCGTTGACGCGGGCCAAGGCGGCCTTCAATCGTCGGGCGTTCGGTGATGCCGAGGCGGCCCTGCGGCAGGCGATCGGAGGAGTCTCCCGCTGCGCCGAGGGGCATTACCTGCTCGGTGTTCTGCACGAGTTGCGAGGCGAGCGGCACGCCGCCTATTCGGCCTACAGAGCCGCCGTCCAGGCCGACCCGGAGTTCGAGCCGGCCACGTTCCACCTGATGAAGTACTTCGACGACAAGTTGATGTAA
- a CDS encoding sugar isomerase domain-containing protein: MTEDVCSQYLKAARAALDAIEATQLAAVREAAKRFATTILAGRLVHVFGTGHSRMAVEEMFPRYGSFPGFHPIVELSMSFHNPVVGANGQRQAMFLENVQGFGPVLWRNFATSPDDALLAISSSGCNAVTIDVAAEAKRLGMYVVALTSKANADVSTSKHESGVKLYELADLVVDQQAPPGDSVVWIDGLKTPVAPLSSVTGCTLINLMKAETARLLTEAGQPPKVLTSACHLGPEPARRLFEETYDDYRRRIGVLYK, translated from the coding sequence ATGACCGAAGACGTTTGCTCTCAGTATCTTAAGGCGGCCCGCGCGGCCCTCGACGCAATCGAGGCCACGCAGCTTGCGGCGGTCCGCGAGGCGGCGAAGCGGTTCGCGACGACGATCCTCGCCGGCCGTCTGGTCCACGTGTTCGGCACCGGGCACTCCCGGATGGCCGTCGAGGAGATGTTCCCGAGGTACGGCTCGTTCCCCGGCTTCCACCCGATCGTCGAGCTGTCGATGAGCTTCCACAACCCGGTCGTCGGCGCCAACGGCCAGCGCCAGGCGATGTTCCTGGAGAACGTGCAGGGGTTCGGTCCGGTCCTCTGGCGGAACTTCGCCACGAGCCCCGACGACGCCCTGCTGGCGATCAGCAGCAGCGGCTGCAACGCGGTGACGATCGACGTGGCGGCCGAGGCCAAGCGGCTGGGCATGTACGTGGTGGCCTTGACCTCGAAGGCCAACGCCGACGTATCGACCTCGAAGCACGAGTCGGGGGTGAAGCTCTACGAGCTGGCCGACCTCGTCGTCGACCAGCAGGCCCCGCCCGGCGATTCGGTCGTCTGGATCGACGGCCTGAAAACGCCGGTGGCGCCGCTGTCGAGCGTCACCGGCTGCACCCTGATCAACCTCATGAAAGCCGAGACCGCCCGCCTCCTGACCGAAGCCGGCCAGCCCCCAAAAGTGCTGACCTCCGCCTGCCACCTCGGCCCCGAACCCGCCCGCCGACTCTTCGAGGAAACCTACGACGACTACCGCCGGCGGATCGGAGTCCTTTATAAATAA
- a CDS encoding sigma-54-dependent transcriptional regulator gives MKILVVDDEPNIRRTLRVALETMGHEVQEAASASTALSEVERQPCDVALVDLRLGGESGLELLESLRAQSPRLAVVLITAHASIDTAVEAIRRGALDYLPKPFTPAQVRAVLERVDQVRGLRDRVADLEQQVRDIVPEVELESSDPQMQQVMELTRLVASADAAVLIRGENGTGKGVLARALHAWSKRAGGPFVTVNCPSLSSDLLESDLFGHVKGAFTGAVRDAAGKVAAAEGGTLFLDEIGELPPALQPKLLRFLQEKRYERVGEAKTRIADVRLVAATNRDLESAVASGDFREDLLYRLNVVELTLPPLRRRSDIRTLAEHLLAFFSRQSGGRLKGFTPEAHDRLARYAWPGNLRELRNAVERATILAAGPLVGLADLPDRIGQMQTDASRSIEIGQSATLEQVEFEHIRRVLVAAPNLEAAARILGIDPSTLYRKRKQYGL, from the coding sequence ATGAAAATATTAGTCGTCGACGACGAGCCGAACATTCGGCGAACTTTGCGCGTCGCCCTGGAGACGATGGGCCACGAGGTCCAGGAGGCGGCCTCGGCGTCGACGGCTCTGAGCGAGGTCGAAAGACAGCCCTGCGACGTCGCGCTCGTCGACCTCCGTCTCGGCGGCGAGTCGGGGCTCGAACTCCTGGAATCCCTGCGGGCGCAATCGCCTCGTCTGGCGGTGGTCCTCATCACGGCGCACGCCTCGATCGACACCGCCGTCGAAGCCATCCGACGCGGGGCGCTCGATTATCTTCCCAAGCCCTTCACCCCCGCCCAGGTGCGCGCCGTCCTGGAGCGAGTCGACCAGGTTCGCGGGCTGCGGGATCGGGTCGCGGACCTTGAGCAGCAGGTCCGGGATATCGTTCCCGAGGTCGAGCTGGAGAGCTCCGACCCGCAGATGCAGCAGGTGATGGAGCTGACCCGGCTGGTGGCGTCGGCCGACGCGGCCGTCTTGATCCGGGGTGAGAACGGCACCGGCAAGGGGGTCCTGGCCCGCGCGCTGCACGCCTGGAGCAAGCGAGCCGGCGGGCCGTTCGTCACGGTGAACTGCCCCAGCCTCAGCTCCGATTTGCTGGAAAGCGATCTGTTCGGGCATGTCAAGGGAGCCTTCACCGGGGCCGTGCGAGACGCGGCCGGCAAGGTGGCCGCCGCCGAAGGCGGAACGTTGTTTCTGGACGAGATCGGCGAATTGCCGCCAGCCCTCCAACCCAAGTTGCTGCGGTTCCTCCAGGAGAAGAGGTACGAACGCGTCGGCGAAGCCAAGACTCGGATCGCCGACGTCCGGCTGGTGGCGGCGACCAACCGAGACCTCGAATCCGCCGTCGCCTCGGGTGATTTCCGCGAAGACCTCCTCTACCGGCTCAACGTCGTCGAGCTGACCCTGCCCCCCTTGCGTCGCCGCAGCGACATCCGAACGTTGGCCGAACACCTGCTTGCGTTCTTCTCACGCCAGTCGGGCGGTCGCCTGAAAGGCTTTACGCCGGAGGCGCATGATCGGCTCGCCCGCTACGCCTGGCCCGGCAACCTGCGCGAGCTGAGAAACGCCGTCGAGAGGGCCACGATACTGGCGGCGGGCCCGCTCGTCGGCCTCGCCGATCTCCCCGACCGGATCGGCCAGATGCAGACCGACGCCTCGCGATCGATCGAGATCGGCCAGTCCGCCACTCTCGAGCAAGTAGAGTTCGAGCACATCCGCCGCGTGCTGGTCGCCGCTCCAAACCTCGAAGCGGCCGCGCGCATACTCGGGATCGACCCGAGCACCCTCTACCGCAAGCGGAAACAGTACGGGCTGTGA